The genomic DNA CGAGCACCACCTCGGTCCCTTCCCGGTGGGCGAGCGCATGGGCGAAGCGCGAGGCGGCGGGAGCGGACTCGGGGTTGTAGGGAATGACGAACGAGAGGGAAGGGCTCACCGCCCCGTGACTACCACACTGCCGGGCACGGACGCGCGCTCCGGCGCCTGATGCGGTGGAAGGCCCGTGGGTGGGCACCCGGAAGTGCCGGGTTTTCGCTATTCCCGCCCGAGAATCCGCCCCTGGCCGTCGATGGCGTATGTCGCGCCGACGTCGAGCAGGATGTAGCCCGGTCCACACGCACGCAGGTCAGGGGTGAACTCGACGAAGAAGAGGGTGTCACTGACCTGGAGCACGCTCGTCTGGATGTACTCCCAGCGAGCCAGACAACTGTCCGGGGGCTGCAACTTCTCGGGGCGGATGCCCGGCGGACGGTAGTCGTCCATGGCGACCTTGAGCGCGGCCATCATGGGTCCGGTGAGCCGCACGCCCTTCTCCATGGAGTCGGGAAACCGCACGGCGGCGGCCTCCTCGGGAGAGGCGCGTTCGGCCGGGCGGTGGCGATAGATGCCAAAATAGCCGCACCCGTTCAGAAGTCCCGCGCAGCACAGCAGGACGGGGAGGAATGATTTCATGGGGCTCGTCCCGCTCACGGCAGCCAATCCTTCCCCTCGAACATCTCCAGGTCGCCCGAGTCGTTGGTGACTTTCGCGATGGGTACCCATTCGCCCTCTCGCAGGGCCGACACGTGGCGCGAGAAGTTGTTGTAGGCGTAGGCCCGGCACTCGCCGGTCCGCTCCCGGAAGAACATCAACAGATTGCGATCGAAGACCTGGCCGGTGCTCTTGTCGGCGAAACGGGTGGGACTCCAGGTGGTCGTGATGCCGAGGTCCCGCCGGGAGAAACGCCGGTTGTGGGGGTGGGTATGGATGCCGCCCAGCACGATGTGATCCGGGTGGAGTGCATCCTCGACGGAGCGGGGCAGCTCACAGTTCTTCGTCTCCGTGTCGAGGCTGCTCTTGATGTCGGAGAGGTAGCTGAGGAAGTAAGCCTTTTGCCCAGGGGAGTAATAGTACAGGGCGCAATACTCGGAGCCGTAGATGCCATTGGAGGCGCCGGGCTCGTTGGTCATCAATTCGCAGGCGTTGGCCGCCAGCTCTTCCAGTTTGGGAAAGGGTCCCGCGAGCGGCCCCTCGACCCGGAGCAGACCGTTCTCCATCCGCTGCACCTTCACGTGCGGATTGCTCGCGCAGCCTTCCATGCCACCCAGAAGGCCCAGCAACACCCACGCGGCCCGCCGCCAGCCCGTTCCGGGCACGCTTGCTCCGCGTTGTTCGCGCCTGGTCTTCATGTCGGCCGCGCCATGCTGACGAATCCCCTGAAACGGGTCTTCCGGATGAAAGCCGAAAGACATGTCTTCACGGGAAAAGTAGCAGGGGATTCGTGGAGGCGTCAATAAATGTCCCGGCGTAGCAGGTAGTTTCTGATGGCGATCACCTATCAGGTCGATCCTTTCTCCCTGCGTCTCCGTCCAGGCGCGGAGCAGGAAGGGAATCGGAGTTTTCCCGTCGCGTATGACCCTTCGGGAGAACGTGAAGGATGTAGGGGGTAGGCCAACGCACGAAATGGGCACTGAGGGCGCAAGCCGAGTGGGCAGGTTCCGGATCCGACGTCCAAGCGCGTCCCTGGAAGCTGAAAGCATGGAACATGCTTTACACCATGTTGACCTCCAACGTCATGTCATTCGGTGTGACATTGGAGGTCATGTCTCCTCACCTGTCCGTTCCTGGATTCAGTGGGCCGGGGAGGTGGTGGCCTCCGCGCGACGCATGGGCTGGGCCTTGCCGTACGTGAGCGAGCGCCATACCCACTCGGCGGGGCCGAAGCGGAAGCGCGCCAGCCACCAGTGGCTGAATGCCACTTGGAGTGAGAACAGGCAGAGCGTGAGGGCGATGCTCGCGGCGGGCCCCACCTTGCCCATGAGTCCCAGGCCGATGCCGTAGTACACGAACAGGCCGAGCATGCTCTGGCACAGGTAGTTCGTCAGGGCCATGCGGCCCACCGGAGCGAGCACCCGCAGGCGCCGGGTCCAGGTCTCGCGGTGGAAGAGGAGCACGAGCCCCGAGGCATAGAAGGCCGCGAGGCCCAACTCACCGAGTTGCCGCACGGGGATGAGCAGCAGTTGGGACGCGCCCTGAGGCGAGAGCACCTTCTGGCGCACCAGATGCTGCGCCACGAGTCCGATGATGCTGGCCACGCCTCCCACGAGGAGGCTCCAGCGCAGCAGCTTGCGGAAGAAGGGCAGGTGCTGGGCCGCGTCGTGGAAGAGCCGCCGCCTTCCGGCGAGGAATCCCAGGAGGAACCGGCCGAAGAGCGCCCCGAGCATGGGCGGCATCCCCCGGATGAAATCGCCGAAGTAGTAGGAGACGTTGGTGCGCACCACCTCGACATAGGTGCCGCTCATGAAGACGCGCCCCCGCTCCACCTGGGCCGCCTCTCTCCGGGCCATGGCCTCCCGGGCCACCTCTTCCGCGCCGCCCGGATTGCCCGCCAGCAAGGGGGGCAGCCACCGCATGGCACTGGCGACGAGCGGGGGGAGCACCAGGATGAGCACGACGGCCCAGATGAAGAGCGTCTTGTCCGAGCGGCCGCGGAAGAGCAACAGCAGGAAGCCCACCGTGGCGTAGGTGGTGAGGATGTCGCCGTACCAGAGCGCGGTGAGGTGCACGCCCCCGATGAGCAGCATCACGCACAGCCGCCGCACGTAGAGGGGGACGACGGATACCCCCCGTGACTCGGCCCGGAGCAACTGCACGGAGAAGCCCAGGCCAAAGAGGAACGAGAACAGGGAAATGAACCTGCCGGAGACGAGGGCTCCGAAGCCGTGAAGGGCCACCTGGTCCCACCAGGGCGCTGTCTTCAGGGCGGCCAGGGCTTGTTCACGGGGCACGAAGACGCGCCCCGTGAACCACACGAAGGTATTGGAGACGAAGACGCCTGCCAGCGCGAAGCCGCGCAGGACATCGAGCAGCACGATCCGGTCGGTGGCGTCGATGGGACGGGCTTCGGCCTGGGGGAGGGGAGGCGCGGGGGCTGGGGTCATGCCTCCGGAAGGCGGCCGGAACACACCTCCCCTCCCGCCTATTCCGAACGGAGGCTCTGTCTTCCGATTGCGTCCTGGACATGGGTGTCGCTAAAGCAGCCCCCCATGGCCCCCAGCCTCCTCGATACCTTCCGCATCCTCTCCTCGTTCGATCCTCCGCGAGGCTCGCTGCGCGAGGCTCCCTGGGAGGCGTATGTCGACTGGGCCATCGCCCAGGGCCTGGCGCCCCTCGCCTCCTACAACCTGGAGTACCGCCTGCCCGGCGCCAACGCCCCGGAGTGGGCGAGGGACCGGCTGTTGAGCATCTACTCGGGCTCGGTCAACGAGAACGTGATGAAGCTCGTCAACTTCAAGCAGTGCATGGACGAGCTCGAGGGCCGTCAGGTCCTGATCCTGGGAGGCGCGTCCTTCGCCGACACGCTCTACCCCCATGTGGGCTTCCGCCCCGTGTTGGAGATCCAGACGCTCGTGCGGCGCATGGACGTGGAGGGCTTCAGTGGCTACCTCGCCCAGCACGACTTCCGTCCGGAGCCCCAGGAACCGCTCCACGGCGCACAGAAGATGTTGTCCGATGGCCGCACCCCCATCTACGTCTACGCGGACGTGCTGGGGGCCTCGCGTCAGGCCGAGCTCAAGGAGGTCTTCGCGCGCGCCCGGCCCATGAAGATGTATGGCCCGTCCGTGTTCCGTCCGGACCTGGAAGACGCGGTGTTGCTCGTGTGTCTGGAGCAGGCGCGCGAGGGCTATCAGCTGCCCTGGTTGTCCTTCGTGGACCTGCGCGAGCTGGTGCTGGGGGCCCCGGCGATGGGCGGTGTCTACTCGCGTCCCCTGGACGTGGCGGTCCTGCTGGAGCGGGCCCGCGCCTGGCGGCTGGAGCGCGCCCTGCATACGTCGCTGTCCATCGTGGCGCGGCTCTTTCCCGAGACGGCTTCCCTCGTCCAACCCGCGCTCCCCCCCCTGCGCCGCGCCACGCGCGAGCTGCTCGAACGGCTCGTCGTCCTCCCGGCGAGCGAGCCCGGCAAGATGCGTCATCTGCGTGGCTCGGAGCGCCTGCGGAGGCTCCTGACCGGACAGTGAGGCGCGGGGAGTGCACTACACGACCCTTCCCCTGGACATGGTTCCCGGCGTATGAGCGCCGTTGGACCTCGGACCCCAGGACGCGCGCATGCACATCGCCATCATCGGAACAGGCTACGTGGGACTCGTCGCGGGAACGTGTTTCGCGGATTCGGGAAACGACGTCACCTGCGTGGACATCGACGCGCGGAAGATCGCCCAGCTCCAGCGGGGCGAGGTCCCCATCTACGAGCCCGGCCTGGAGGAGCTCATCCGCAAGAACACGCGGGACCGGCGCCTGTCCTTCACCACGGACCTGGCCGCCGCGGTGGCGCCCGCCCAGGTGGTGTTCATCGCCGTGGGAACCCCCGAGGGCGAGAGCGGGGAGGCGGACCTCCAGTACGTCCTGGCCGCGGCGGAGCAGGTGGGCCGGGCCATGCGCCATTACACGGTGGTGGTGGACAAGAGCACCGTGCCGGTGGGCACCGCGGACAAGGTGCGGGAGACGATTTCCCGCGTGACGCAGGTGGAGTTCGACGTCGTCTCCAACCCCGAGTTCTTGAAGGAGGGCGCCGCCATGGACGACTTCTTCAAGCCGGACCGGGTGGTGATTGGCGCCGAGTCGGAGCGGGCGCGCAAGATCATGGGCCAGCTCTACGCCCCCTTCGTGCGCACGGAAAACCCCATCCTCTACATGGACACGCGCTCGGCGGAGCTCACCAAGTACGCCGCCAACGCCATGCTCGCCACGCGCATCTCGTTCATGAACGACATGGCCGCGCTCTGCGAGAAGGTGGGCGCGGACGTGGACTTCGTGCGCAAGGGCATGGGCGCGGACAAGCGCATCGGCTACCCGTTCCTCTTTCCTGGCGTGGGCTACGGCGGCAGCTGCTTTCCCAAGGACGTGAAGGCGCTCGTGGCCAAGGGGCGCGAGCTGGGAATGGAGTTGGATCTGCTCCGGGCCGTGGAGCGCACCAATGAGCGGCAGAAGCGGCTGCTCGTGAACAAGGCGCTCAAGCACTTTGGCTCGCTGGACGGACGCACCTTCGCGGTGTGGGGTCTGGCCTTCAAGCCCAAGACGGACGACATGCGCGAGGCGCCGTCCATCGAGGTCATCGAGGGCCTGTTGGCCAAGGGCGCCAAGGTGGTGGCGCATGATCCCGTGGCCGAGCGCACCGCGCGCCGCGTCTTCGGCGACCGCATCCGCTACACCCCCGTGCCCTACGAGGCCCTGGAGGGCGCGGATGGGCTCTTCGTCGTCACCGAGTGGAACGAGTTCCGCCATCCGGACTTCGAGCGCATGAAGGCGCTGATGAAGAGCCCCGTCATCCTCGACGGCCGCAACATCTACGATCCGTCGCGGATGCAGGAAATGGGCTTCGCCTACATGGGGCTCGGCCGGCGTCAGTAGCCATGTTCGATCGGGTCCCGCTCATCGATGTTGGCGCGCTCGTGGATGGGGTGTCGGGGCGCGCCGCGCGTCGCTCCGTGGCCGAGCGGATCGGCGCCGCATGCCGCGAGAGTGGTTTCTTCTACGTCGTGGGCCATGGGGTCGGCGCCGGGCTCCAGGCTCACCTGGAGACGTTGAGTCGCCGTTTCTTCGCGCTCCCGGTCGACGAGAAGATGGCCATCCGCATGGCACGGGGCGGCGCCGCCTGGCGTGGCTATTTTCCCGTGGGCGGTGAGCTGACGTCCGGCCGTCCGGATCGCAAGGAAGGCCTCTACTTCGGCTCTGAATTGGGACCCGAGCACCCCCTCGTCCGGGCTGGCACGCCGCTGCATGGCCCCAATCTCTTTCCGGAGGAGCCCCCGGGTTTGCGGGAGGCCGTGCTCGACTACATGGCCGCGTTGACCCGCCTGGGCCATTCGCTGATGGAGGGCATCGCGCTCAGCCTGGAACTCGAGGACGACTACTTCGCCACGCGCTACACGGCCGACCCGCTCGTGCTCTTCCGCGTCTTCAACTACCCGCCCGGGCCCGGCACCGCCGAGGACGGGCGGCCCGCCTGGGGCGTGGGGGAACACACCGACTATGGGGTGCTCACCCTCCTCAAGCAGGACTCGGCGGGGGGACTCCAGGTCAAGTCGCGGGATGGCGGCTCGGTGCGCTGGGTGGATGCGCCTCCCATCGACGGCTCATTCGTCTGCAACATCGGAGACATGCTCGATCGCATGACCCGGGGCGTGTATCGCTCGACCCCTCACCGGGTGCTGAATCGCTCGGGACGGGATCGCTTGTCGCTGCCGTTCTTCTTCGATCCGGGCTGGAGCACCGAGGTCCGTCCGATCGACGCGCCAGCCCTCGCCCAGGCCTCCGCTCCCGAGGATTCCACCGAGCGCTGGGATGGTCGGAACGTCCACTCCCTCCAGGGCACTTACGGAGACTATCTGCTCGGCAAGGTGGGCAAGGTCTTCCCGGAGCTCCGGACCCAGGTCCTGTGAGCCACCGCATGCGCATCGCCTTCATCAGCCAGAATCCGGAGTACCGCGCGTTCGCGGAGCGCCTCGCCGAGAGACTGTCCGCCCATTCGGTGCTCTTCCAGCAGGTCCCCTCGGAGCTGAACCTCGAGGGAATCCAGGCCGTCATGACGGCGGGCACCCGCGTGGGCCGGAACGTGCTGGAGCAGCCCTCGGTCGGGTTCATCCAGACGATCGGCACGGGGTTCGACAACGTGGACGTCGCGGCGGCCACGGAGCTGGGCGTATGGGTCGCGAACCTGCGCGCCAACGTGACGGGCAACGCCGAGTCCGTGGCCGAACATGCCATCCTGCTGTTGCTCTCGCTCTCCCGCCGACTGCGGCTCGCCGAGGAGGCCTTGAGGCAGGGGCGGTGGGCCACGCCCACGGGCTCGTCCTTGTTTGGCAAGGTGGCGTGTGTGGTGGGCCTGGGTGACATCGGGAGCCTCCTGGCCACGCGGCTCCAGGCCCTGGGCATGCGCGTGATGGGCGTGCGCGAGCACGCGGACAAGGGTGGCCCGGAGGGGGTCCAGGTCTTCGGCGCGAACGCGCTGCATCAGGCCCTCCGGGAGGCGGATTGCGTCGTGCTCGCCGCGCGTGCCGGCGAGCACAACCGCGACCTCCTGGACGAGCGCGCCATCGCGGCGATGAAGCGGGGCGCCCTCCTCGTCAACATCGCGCGCGGCAGCCTGGTGAAGCTGGAGACGCTGGAGTCCGCCCTTCGCTCGGGACAGCTCGGCGGAGTGGGTCTGGATGTCTTCTGGGAAGAGCCCGTGGACCCCCGGCATCCGCTCCTCCAACTGCCTCAGGTGGTCGCCACCCCGCATGTCGCGGGCGTCACCGATGTGAACCTGGCGGGCAGCCTCGAATGGGCCGCCAGGAACCTGGAAGCCTACGCTCGGGGTGAGCGGCCCCACTTCCTCGTCAACTCACCGCGAAAGCCCCGCTCGCCCCTCACCTGAGTCCGGGCGTTTGGCTCATCAGCGCGCTCCGCTGGCCGAGCCGCCGGGAGGCGACGGGAGCCGAGGCTCGCTCACTGGCTTCCTCCTTCTCGCCGCCGCCCAGGTCGAAGGACGTGGCGTACCAGGCCGCGAAGGTGACGGAGTTCGCGAGCGACACGTCCTCACCTCGGCGCAGGAGGAGCTCCGCCCCGACGGAGAACTGGTGGTTCTGCTCCTCGTCGAGCGAGAAGCAGATGCCCGGCAGCAGCGACAGCTCGGCGCCCAGGGAGCGCTCATTCGAGAAGGGCGCCACGGCGGACACCGCCGGGTTGAGCTCGAAGTACACGCTGAAGCGCTCGGAGAAGTGGTACTCCGGCGCCACCATGGCGAAGACGGTGGCCGTGCGCAGGCTGCCCGAGCCCCACTCGAAGTCCGGCCGTGCCCCCGCGTTGAGCATCAAGGAGACGTTGCCCCAGCTCAGGTTGGTGTGGAGCTCTCCTCCGAGGATGAATCCGTCCCCGGGCGTCAGCATCAGGCGCAGCGCCAGCGCCGTCTCCTCGCCCAGGTGGTAGCGCGGAAAGACATCCAGCATATCGAACCCCGTGCCCTCGGCGCCCGCGATTCCCCACACGCCGACATACACGTCCCAGGCGTCTCCAAATCCCGTCGAGGCGTAGAGCGACGGGTAGGTGGTCCGCGCATCGCCGGAGACATAGAGGAGGGGCACGAGTTGCAGCGTGCCCGGTGCCGTCTGCTCGCCCGGCCAGGGGGTGATGGGATCCGCCCAGGCGCCTCGCGACGGGGCGAGCAGGGCGACGAAGAGACACCACGTGCACCAGGAAGAGGTCTTCACGTGCGTGCGCTACCGCGCCAGTCCGCAGGCTTCCTTGCCTGGCTCGGTCTGGAGGATGTCGCACGTGGTGCGGTCGTCCGGATCGATGGTGCAGGTGTCGAGCTTCGCCTCGCACGCGGCGAGATCCGCGTCGGTGGGCTCGATGTTCCGCTCCCGGTCCGCCACGTCCTGTAGACAGGCGGTGCGCTGGTACTGGTCGACGCAGTCGCAGAACCGCTCCGACAACTCCCGGCAGGGGCTCTTGCAACCGGCGAGGACGAACAACGTGGCGAAGAGCAGGGGACGGGCGGCGGAGCGGCGCATGAGGGTCCCGAAGATGCCAGATGGCGTTCGGGATGCAAGCAATGCCCTTCCCGTCTAGGGGTGCATCGCCTCCGGGGTGCTCACGTGACGGTAACCATGGTCGATCACCAAGGGAGCCACCTGGGGGGATTCGAGCGCGATGAAGTCCTCGACGCTCATCTCCAGGGCATCCTCGTGTGAGCCGGCCCGGAAGAGCAGATCCTCCGCCGCGCTCAGGTTCTCGTCGAGCAGGACCGGGAGTCCGTAGAGCTGGCCGAAAGGCGGCTCGGCGCCGGTCTCGCATTCAGGGAAGTGGCGGGTGAACTCCTCTTCGGTCGCCAGCCGGACTTCCTCGGTGCCAAGCAGTTCCCGCAGCTGGTCCAGGTCCAGGGTGTCCGGCGCGGGAATGAGGCAGATCCAAAGCTGCTCATCCGCCTGGATGATGACCGACTTGGCCATGCGGTAGCCCGTGATGTCGAGGGCCTGGGCCACTTCCTGGGCCGTCACCGCGCGCGGATGCCGGTAGGGGATGAACTGCGCGTTCTTCTGACGGAGGTAATCCTGGATGGGTTCGGGAATCATGGCGGGCATCTCCTTCCAGTCAGAAGGTGGGGGCACTCGCCACTGGGAGCCACGGGGAACCGGACGCGTGCCGCCCATCCGGGCGAGCACACGCACCGGAGGGCACGTCACTTCTGGAAGTCGTAGACGCTGCCCAGGCGCAGCAGGCGCGTCAACTCGTCGAGCGCCGTGAGCGTCTCGCGCGCCAGCTGGGGATCTCCCAGGTCCTGGGCCCGCAGGTCCTCGCGGTAGTGCTTCGTCACCCAGGCGGCGAGCGTCGTGTGCAGCTCGGGCGTGTAGAAGACGTTGGCCTTCACCGCGGCGCGCTCGGTGTCGGTGAGCCATACACGCTGGCGCAAGCACGCCGGGCCGCCGCCATTGTTCATCGACTGGCGCACGTCCAGGTAGTGCACCTGCTTGACCGGGTTGTTCTCCGCCACCACGCGCTCGAGGAACCGCCGCGCGGGCTCCGTCTCCCGGCTCTCCTCCGGCGCCACGATGGCCATGGTGCCATCCGGCAGCGTGAGCACCTGGGAGTTGAACGGATAGGCCTTCACCGCGTCCTTCGCGGGCAGCTCCTCCTGGGTGGCGAGGGCATAGGTGAAGCCCTCGCCCAGCCGCTCGCGCAGGGTCCGCAGCAGGCCCGGAGCATCCACGAAGGCGAGCTCGTGCAGCATGAGGAAGCCCCCGTTGCCCACCGCGAGCACGTCCGTGTGGAAGGCTCCCGCGTCGATCCCCTCGGGGGCCTGCTGGGGCAGCAGCACCTGGGCGGGGTCGAGCTGGTGCAGCCGCGCCAGCGCCTGGCTGGCCTCATACGTCTGCCGGGCGGGAAAGCGCGTGGGGTGGCGCACGTCGTCCCGCCACGCACTGCGGCCCCAGGCGAGCAGGTGGATGGCGCGATGCCCCGGGGTGGCGAGCCGCGTGTGGTTGGCCGCACCCTCGTCCGCGAAGTGCCCGCCTCCTGGCAGGGGCGCGTGGACGGCGAAGTGCCGCTCATCCGCGAAGATGGCGCCGAGCACCGCGTGCGTCGTCTCCGCTTCCAGCGCCCGGTGGAACATCTGCTGGAGGTTGGCCGGCGTCAGGTGCATGCGCCCGTCCGCCGTGTCCTCGGAGGGCGCTCCCGTGGCGGCGTTCGCCGTCCACATGGACGCGGCGCTGGAGGTCAACCGCAGGAGGTGATTCGCCTCGCGGGCGGCCCGGGTGATGATCTCCTCGTCCGTGCCGGTGAATCCCAGCGCGCGCAGCGCCTTGAGCGAGGGCCGGGGTTGGGGGGGCAACACGGCCTGGCCCACGCCCAGCCCCGCGACGAAGCGCATCTTCTCCAGGCCCTGGAGGGCCGCGGCGCGGGGATGGCTCACCTCGCCGCCGTGGAGGGAGGAGGCCAGGTTGCCGGGCGAGAGGCCGCCGTAATTGTGCGTGGGGCCAACGATGCCGTCGAAGTTGTATTCGCGCATGGGGTATGGAAACGCTCGTGGAGCGTCCTCCCTTAGCAAAACGCCTCAAGCGCTTCCTTCGCTACCTGCTCGTTCGTGGGGTACTGGGCTTCGTGAGCGCCCTGCCGTTGGGGTTCGCCCGGTGGCTCGGCGCGGGCTTTGGCCGGTTCGCCTTCGCCGTGGCCGGCGGCGAGCGGCGCAAGGCCTTGAAGTCCCTGACCCGGGCCTTTCCGGAGAAATCCGACGCGGAGCGTCAGGCGCTCGCCCGGGCGTCCTTCCGCCACCTGGGCATGGCCGCCTTCGAGGTGGGGGCCACCACGTCCCTGGACGCGAACCTGGAGCAACTCGTGCGCTGGGAGGCCGCGGACCGGGCCGTGCTGGAGGCGGCGCTCGCGCGAGGCAAGGGCGTGGTGTTCGTCTCCGGCCACGTGGGCAACTGGGAGCTGCTGGCCCGGCGCATCGCCCGCGCGGGCTACCCGAGCCAGAGCATCGCCAAGGAGACCACGGACCCGAGGCTCACCGCGCTCGTGGAGCGCTTCCGGGCCCAGGGCGGGGTGCGCAGCATCTGGCGCGGCCAGGACGGAGCGGCGCGCGCCATGCTGCGGGCCCTCAAGGCCGGGGAAATCCTCGGGCTGCTCATCGATCAGGACACGCGGGTGCAGTCGCTCTTCGTGCCCTTCTTCGGTGAGCTGGCGGCCACGCCCCGGGCGGCGGCGGACCTGGCCCTGCGCACGGGCGCGGCGGTGATGGTGGGCTTCTGCCAGCGCGAGGGCGACGGCTACCACCTGTGGACCGAGGAGGTGGCGTGGCCCGCGGGGCCGGACCGCGAGGCGGATGCACTCGGCCTCACGGCGGCCCTGTCCGCGCGCATCGA from Melittangium boletus DSM 14713 includes the following:
- a CDS encoding DUF418 domain-containing protein; its protein translation is MTPAPAPPLPQAEARPIDATDRIVLLDVLRGFALAGVFVSNTFVWFTGRVFVPREQALAALKTAPWWDQVALHGFGALVSGRFISLFSFLFGLGFSVQLLRAESRGVSVVPLYVRRLCVMLLIGGVHLTALWYGDILTTYATVGFLLLLFRGRSDKTLFIWAVVLILVLPPLVASAMRWLPPLLAGNPGGAEEVAREAMARREAAQVERGRVFMSGTYVEVVRTNVSYYFGDFIRGMPPMLGALFGRFLLGFLAGRRRLFHDAAQHLPFFRKLLRWSLLVGGVASIIGLVAQHLVRQKVLSPQGASQLLLIPVRQLGELGLAAFYASGLVLLFHRETWTRRLRVLAPVGRMALTNYLCQSMLGLFVYYGIGLGLMGKVGPAASIALTLCLFSLQVAFSHWWLARFRFGPAEWVWRSLTYGKAQPMRRAEATTSPAH
- the astB gene encoding N-succinylarginine dihydrolase, producing the protein MREYNFDGIVGPTHNYGGLSPGNLASSLHGGEVSHPRAAALQGLEKMRFVAGLGVGQAVLPPQPRPSLKALRALGFTGTDEEIITRAAREANHLLRLTSSAASMWTANAATGAPSEDTADGRMHLTPANLQQMFHRALEAETTHAVLGAIFADERHFAVHAPLPGGGHFADEGAANHTRLATPGHRAIHLLAWGRSAWRDDVRHPTRFPARQTYEASQALARLHQLDPAQVLLPQQAPEGIDAGAFHTDVLAVGNGGFLMLHELAFVDAPGLLRTLRERLGEGFTYALATQEELPAKDAVKAYPFNSQVLTLPDGTMAIVAPEESRETEPARRFLERVVAENNPVKQVHYLDVRQSMNNGGGPACLRQRVWLTDTERAAVKANVFYTPELHTTLAAWVTKHYREDLRAQDLGDPQLARETLTALDELTRLLRLGSVYDFQK
- a CDS encoding lysophospholipid acyltransferase family protein, whose translation is METLVERPPLAKRLKRFLRYLLVRGVLGFVSALPLGFARWLGAGFGRFAFAVAGGERRKALKSLTRAFPEKSDAERQALARASFRHLGMAAFEVGATTSLDANLEQLVRWEAADRAVLEAALARGKGVVFVSGHVGNWELLARRIARAGYPSQSIAKETTDPRLTALVERFRAQGGVRSIWRGQDGAARAMLRALKAGEILGLLIDQDTRVQSLFVPFFGELAATPRAAADLALRTGAAVMVGFCQREGDGYHLWTEEVAWPAGPDREADALGLTAALSARIEAAIRRAPEQWVWMHQRWKTRPPA
- a CDS encoding nucleotidyltransferase family protein, yielding MAPSLLDTFRILSSFDPPRGSLREAPWEAYVDWAIAQGLAPLASYNLEYRLPGANAPEWARDRLLSIYSGSVNENVMKLVNFKQCMDELEGRQVLILGGASFADTLYPHVGFRPVLEIQTLVRRMDVEGFSGYLAQHDFRPEPQEPLHGAQKMLSDGRTPIYVYADVLGASRQAELKEVFARARPMKMYGPSVFRPDLEDAVLLVCLEQAREGYQLPWLSFVDLRELVLGAPAMGGVYSRPLDVAVLLERARAWRLERALHTSLSIVARLFPETASLVQPALPPLRRATRELLERLVVLPASEPGKMRHLRGSERLRRLLTGQ
- a CDS encoding NAD(P)-dependent oxidoreductase; this encodes MRIAFISQNPEYRAFAERLAERLSAHSVLFQQVPSELNLEGIQAVMTAGTRVGRNVLEQPSVGFIQTIGTGFDNVDVAAATELGVWVANLRANVTGNAESVAEHAILLLLSLSRRLRLAEEALRQGRWATPTGSSLFGKVACVVGLGDIGSLLATRLQALGMRVMGVREHADKGGPEGVQVFGANALHQALREADCVVLAARAGEHNRDLLDERAIAAMKRGALLVNIARGSLVKLETLESALRSGQLGGVGLDVFWEEPVDPRHPLLQLPQVVATPHVAGVTDVNLAGSLEWAARNLEAYARGERPHFLVNSPRKPRSPLT
- a CDS encoding isopenicillin N synthase family dioxygenase produces the protein MFDRVPLIDVGALVDGVSGRAARRSVAERIGAACRESGFFYVVGHGVGAGLQAHLETLSRRFFALPVDEKMAIRMARGGAAWRGYFPVGGELTSGRPDRKEGLYFGSELGPEHPLVRAGTPLHGPNLFPEEPPGLREAVLDYMAALTRLGHSLMEGIALSLELEDDYFATRYTADPLVLFRVFNYPPGPGTAEDGRPAWGVGEHTDYGVLTLLKQDSAGGLQVKSRDGGSVRWVDAPPIDGSFVCNIGDMLDRMTRGVYRSTPHRVLNRSGRDRLSLPFFFDPGWSTEVRPIDAPALAQASAPEDSTERWDGRNVHSLQGTYGDYLLGKVGKVFPELRTQVL
- a CDS encoding UDP-glucose dehydrogenase family protein, which encodes MHIAIIGTGYVGLVAGTCFADSGNDVTCVDIDARKIAQLQRGEVPIYEPGLEELIRKNTRDRRLSFTTDLAAAVAPAQVVFIAVGTPEGESGEADLQYVLAAAEQVGRAMRHYTVVVDKSTVPVGTADKVRETISRVTQVEFDVVSNPEFLKEGAAMDDFFKPDRVVIGAESERARKIMGQLYAPFVRTENPILYMDTRSAELTKYAANAMLATRISFMNDMAALCEKVGADVDFVRKGMGADKRIGYPFLFPGVGYGGSCFPKDVKALVAKGRELGMELDLLRAVERTNERQKRLLVNKALKHFGSLDGRTFAVWGLAFKPKTDDMREAPSIEVIEGLLAKGAKVVAHDPVAERTARRVFGDRIRYTPVPYEALEGADGLFVVTEWNEFRHPDFERMKALMKSPVILDGRNIYDPSRMQEMGFAYMGLGRRQ
- a CDS encoding aminoacyl-tRNA deacylase — protein: MIPEPIQDYLRQKNAQFIPYRHPRAVTAQEVAQALDITGYRMAKSVIIQADEQLWICLIPAPDTLDLDQLRELLGTEEVRLATEEEFTRHFPECETGAEPPFGQLYGLPVLLDENLSAAEDLLFRAGSHEDALEMSVEDFIALESPQVAPLVIDHGYRHVSTPEAMHP